Proteins encoded within one genomic window of Methanotorris formicicus Mc-S-70:
- a CDS encoding IS701 family transposase, producing the protein MLKKANAIVYMLFLLLSEFNSCIELSKTLRIFGINVSHDTINRILWNEGLNPQENLFNFMKNFITPEYNIFVIDDFVIDKFYSKSTEFTYYCWSNLHKRVVMGMHVVDCIATNGKNIIPIDFRVYDRPRDGKTKNDLCREIILSLVERGFNIRYICFDSWYSSKENLKLIDKLGLFYLCRIKRNRKINLSKNGEWISIKELGEIPESGLIVYLRKVGYVKLFCLSKNGKAVYYITNNLFMSFGEFQEVKNASWRIEEFHRGVKQCCNIGNFFVRKRFPVLGHISLAMRAFFILEKIRIDKKITWYEFRRELNRIAVGNAIISLCKETGLLLI; encoded by the coding sequence ATTCTCAAAAAAGCGAATGCAATTGTTTATATGCTCTTTCTTCTATTGTCAGAGTTTAATTCGTGTATAGAACTATCTAAAACATTACGCATTTTCGGAATAAACGTATCTCACGATACCATAAATCGAATTCTTTGGAATGAGGGTCTTAACCCACAAGAGAATCTATTTAACTTCATGAAAAACTTTATAACTCCCGAATATAACATTTTCGTTATAGATGATTTTGTTATAGATAAGTTTTATTCGAAATCAACAGAATTTACTTATTATTGTTGGAGTAATCTACATAAACGAGTAGTTATGGGCATGCATGTTGTTGATTGTATTGCTACGAATGGAAAGAACATCATTCCAATCGATTTTAGAGTTTATGATAGACCAAGGGATGGAAAGACGAAGAATGATTTATGTAGGGAAATAATACTCTCTTTAGTTGAAAGGGGATTTAATATTCGATATATCTGCTTCGATAGTTGGTATTCGAGCAAAGAAAACTTAAAACTTATCGATAAGTTAGGTTTATTTTACCTCTGCAGAATTAAAAGGAACAGGAAGATAAACCTCTCCAAAAACGGTGAGTGGATTTCGATTAAAGAACTTGGAGAAATTCCTGAAAGTGGATTAATCGTTTATCTAAGGAAAGTAGGATATGTCAAACTCTTCTGCCTTTCCAAAAACGGAAAGGCAGTATATTATATAACGAATAACCTATTTATGAGTTTCGGAGAATTTCAAGAGGTCAAAAACGCCTCTTGGAGAATCGAAGAGTTCCACAGAGGAGTTAAACAGTGCTGCAATATTGGAAATTTCTTCGTTAGAAAAAGATTTCCAGTATTAGGACATATTTCGTTAGCTATGAGGGCTTTCTTTATTTTAGAGAAAATTAGAATCGATAAAAAGATTACTTGGTATGAGTTTAGAAGAGAACTAAATCGAATAGCCGTTGGGAATGCCATAATCTCTTTATGTAAAGAAACTGGTTTATTGTTAATCTAA
- a CDS encoding OB-fold nucleic acid binding domain-containing protein, translating to MVKYENVMVVKTEVIYGPKDFEEEISGNYTLPIEANVTFDINGYHIEAFVTPPIDGIKENERYIVNLKIMTYDLEIVDVPKKQKLIYQITTNPDYVFVGEVLEIDRKKKKIIFDCGVKLEADWDKIHEETVKKLKEGDWIFIKGKMFGDIEE from the coding sequence ATGGTAAAGTATGAAAATGTTATGGTTGTAAAGACAGAGGTTATATATGGACCAAAAGATTTTGAAGAAGAAATAAGCGGAAATTATACATTACCTATTGAAGCAAATGTTACATTTGATATAAACGGATATCATATAGAAGCATTTGTTACACCACCTATAGATGGAATAAAAGAAAACGAAAGATATATAGTAAATCTCAAAATTATGACATACGACTTAGAAATAGTTGATGTACCTAAAAAACAAAAATTAATATATCAGATTACAACAAATCCTGATTACGTCTTCGTTGGAGAGGTTTTAGAAATAGATAGAAAGAAAAAGAAGATAATCTTCGACTGCGGAGTGAAGTTAGAAGCGGACTGGGATAAAATACATGAAGAAACCGTTAAAAAACTAAAAGAAGGGGATTGGATATTCATAAAAGGTAAAATGTTCGGAGATATTGAAGAATAA